The Stenotrophomonas maltophilia genome segment CGATCTGGTTGTTGCCATGCTGCCGGTAGTCGATGGTCGGTTCGGCCAGCATGTCCAATCCTCCACGCAGCGATGCGTGGACCGCCAGCCATTCGTCGTGGCTCCAGCCCGGCGGGACCGGCAGCGATCCGGCCAGCAGCCCGCGGCGCAGCGCGCAGGTGGCACCGGTGATGAAGTTGCGCAGCAGGATCGCGTCGATCGCAAGGCCCGAGCGTTCCAGCTCGACCTCGGCCGGATGGACCACCAGTACCTCCAGCAGCCGCTGGCCAAGCGGCGCACCCTGCGCGTCCACCAGGCATGCGTCGCTGTGCAGCAGCAACAGGGCCGGGTCTGCCTGGAAGCGTTGAACATAGCGGCGGACACGCCCCGGATGCCAGACATCATCCTGGTCGCACAGGAACAGGATGTCGGCCTGGCAACGCATCAGTGCATCGGCGAAATTGCGCACATAGCCGAGATTGCGCGCGTGCTGGACGATCTCGACACGGATGCCCAGCGCCTTTGCACGCGGCACGAAGGCCTGCAGCAGCTGCAGCGTCTGGTCGCTGGAACCGTCATCGCCGATCATGACTTCGTTCACCGGAAGATCCTGGTCGAGGATGCTGTCCAGCTGCGCCTGCAGGTAGCGCGCACCGTTGTAGGTGCACAGCGCGACGCCAATGCGCTCGGCAGGGGCCGATCGGGATGGCGCGTCAGGCATCGAACGTACTCGCGGAAACAAGGGCCGGGGGATGGTAGCAGAGCCCCCAGAGAGGATGGATACGATGGCTGGCTAGCCGTTGCCGGGATACGCAGCGATCCGCTGCACGGCCTGGGTCGAGCTCATCGG includes the following:
- a CDS encoding glycosyltransferase family 2 protein — its product is MPDAPSRSAPAERIGVALCTYNGARYLQAQLDSILDQDLPVNEVMIGDDGSSDQTLQLLQAFVPRAKALGIRVEIVQHARNLGYVRNFADALMRCQADILFLCDQDDVWHPGRVRRYVQRFQADPALLLLHSDACLVDAQGAPLGQRLLEVLVVHPAEVELERSGLAIDAILLRNFITGATCALRRGLLAGSLPVPPGWSHDEWLAVHASLRGGLDMLAEPTIDYRQHGNNQIGASRRGFLQRLRHLDLFDSQARQRTAGRLLALADLLGQRGVVVAPERFQGLHALAWRMAWSRLQLYRRVDVPAGWIAHDAPRLIARLANVCLAGGGWKGGWAALAGAWAGWRAPRAA